From a single Planctomycetaceae bacterium genomic region:
- the glgP gene encoding alpha-glucan family phosphorylase: MNEQTHVNKLYSFLPTEVDGFDSLAELALDMRWSWSHYEDKVWRQLDPELWELAQNPWVVLQTVSREKLENLLANTEFRREVDKLLELKGRKSAAPAWFQETHPQTSLNCVAYFCMEFMLSEALPIYSGGLGNVAGDQLKAASDLGVPVIGVGLLYQQGYFRQMIDKDGAQQELYPYNDPGQLPITPLRKENGEWLRLEIVLPGYSVWLRAWHVQVGRVKLYLLDTNDAANFPAHRGITSELYGGGFELRLKQELILGIGGWRLLRALGIRPEVCHLNEGHAAFAVLEGARNFMEDTGQSFEVALAVTRAGNLFTTHTPVAAGFDRFSPALIEQYLGWYADKRLNIPIHDLLALGRQNSNDSSEFFNMAYLAIRGSGAVNGVSRLHGEVSRHLFEHLFPRWPVDEVPVGSVTNGVHMSTWDSATADELWTQSCGKDRWLRTKETLGENIRRISDVGLWQFRAVARKSLVEYARQRLSRQLAESGASSEIVDDTKYLFDPNALTLGFARRFASYKRPNLLLHDPQRLLGLLTDSQRPVQLIIAGKAHPEDQEGQRLIQEWIRFIRRPEVRSHAVFLSDYDMHLTEHLVQGVDVWINTPRRPWEASGTSGMKVLVNGGLNLSELDGWWAEAYTPEVGWAIGDGHEHGDDPAWDAVEANELYNLLERELIPEFYNRDENGIPKAWVSRIRESMAMLTPRFSATSTVQEYTEQHYLPSAISYRMRASDKGAMGQKLVNWKHTLEQKWAAVHFGETKVETDEQHHTFKVEVYIDDIDPNAVRVELYANGINGGSPVRQEMKQGQQLAGAIRGYIYSITVSAARPATDYTARVIPNYDSVAVPLEAAQILWQR; the protein is encoded by the coding sequence ATGAACGAGCAAACACATGTGAACAAGCTATACTCTTTTCTGCCAACAGAAGTGGATGGATTTGATTCTCTTGCCGAGCTTGCTCTGGATATGCGATGGTCGTGGAGCCATTATGAGGACAAAGTATGGAGACAGCTCGACCCTGAATTGTGGGAACTGGCACAAAATCCATGGGTTGTTTTGCAAACGGTTTCACGGGAAAAACTTGAAAACTTATTGGCCAACACCGAATTTCGCAGGGAAGTGGATAAGCTTTTGGAACTCAAGGGCCGCAAGTCGGCAGCGCCTGCGTGGTTTCAGGAAACTCATCCGCAAACTTCTTTAAACTGTGTCGCTTATTTCTGTATGGAATTTATGCTAAGCGAAGCTCTGCCCATATATTCAGGCGGCCTCGGTAATGTTGCAGGAGACCAGCTCAAAGCCGCCAGCGATTTGGGTGTTCCGGTAATCGGTGTGGGGTTGCTTTACCAGCAAGGCTATTTTCGTCAGATGATTGATAAGGATGGAGCGCAGCAGGAACTGTACCCGTATAACGACCCGGGGCAATTGCCGATTACGCCTCTGCGGAAAGAAAATGGAGAATGGCTGCGGCTGGAAATCGTGCTTCCTGGTTATTCGGTGTGGCTGCGTGCATGGCACGTCCAGGTCGGCAGAGTTAAACTTTACTTGTTAGACACTAATGATGCCGCGAACTTTCCAGCTCATAGAGGAATTACAAGCGAACTTTATGGAGGCGGGTTTGAATTGCGGCTTAAACAAGAGCTTATACTTGGGATTGGAGGATGGCGGCTGCTTCGTGCTCTCGGGATTCGGCCGGAGGTATGCCATCTGAACGAAGGGCATGCTGCCTTCGCTGTGTTGGAAGGCGCAAGAAATTTTATGGAAGATACAGGTCAGTCTTTTGAAGTCGCACTGGCTGTTACACGAGCCGGTAATCTATTTACCACTCATACACCGGTAGCAGCAGGCTTTGACCGTTTCTCTCCAGCTCTTATCGAGCAATACCTTGGCTGGTATGCCGACAAGAGGCTTAATATACCAATCCACGATTTGCTTGCTCTTGGGCGGCAAAATTCCAATGACTCATCAGAATTTTTTAATATGGCTTATCTGGCTATACGAGGAAGCGGAGCGGTAAATGGTGTGAGCCGGTTGCACGGAGAAGTCAGCCGCCATCTCTTTGAACATTTATTTCCACGCTGGCCGGTAGATGAAGTGCCTGTCGGTTCAGTTACCAACGGGGTGCATATGTCAACCTGGGATTCGGCGACGGCCGACGAACTTTGGACACAGTCTTGCGGAAAAGACCGTTGGCTGAGAACAAAGGAAACGCTGGGCGAAAACATTCGCCGCATTTCCGATGTCGGGCTCTGGCAATTTCGTGCCGTGGCCCGTAAGTCTCTCGTTGAATATGCCCGTCAGCGGCTGTCTCGGCAACTCGCTGAATCAGGCGCATCGTCCGAGATAGTTGACGATACAAAATATTTATTTGATCCAAATGCATTAACGCTCGGTTTTGCACGCCGCTTCGCATCCTACAAAAGACCGAATCTTCTGCTGCATGATCCGCAGCGATTGCTTGGCCTGTTGACTGACAGTCAGCGTCCTGTTCAACTTATTATCGCCGGTAAGGCCCATCCTGAGGATCAGGAAGGACAACGACTGATTCAGGAATGGATACGTTTTATCAGGCGGCCAGAGGTGCGTTCACATGCGGTATTCCTTAGCGACTATGATATGCATTTGACTGAACACCTGGTACAGGGAGTAGATGTCTGGATTAACACGCCGCGGCGTCCATGGGAAGCCAGTGGAACCAGCGGAATGAAAGTGCTTGTCAATGGAGGACTCAATCTGTCGGAACTGGATGGATGGTGGGCTGAAGCATATACACCGGAAGTTGGATGGGCGATTGGCGACGGCCATGAACATGGCGATGACCCGGCATGGGATGCTGTCGAAGCAAATGAACTTTACAACCTGCTCGAACGCGAGTTGATTCCTGAATTTTATAACCGTGATGAAAATGGAATTCCCAAAGCATGGGTATCGCGTATTCGTGAAAGCATGGCAATGTTAACGCCTCGCTTTTCAGCCACCAGCACTGTTCAGGAATACACCGAGCAGCATTACCTTCCATCTGCGATATCCTATCGTATGCGTGCTTCAGATAAAGGCGCAATGGGGCAAAAACTGGTAAATTGGAAACATACTCTCGAACAAAAATGGGCTGCGGTGCATTTTGGCGAAACAAAAGTTGAAACTGACGAACAGCATCACACATTTAAAGTTGAGGTCTATATCGACGACATCGACCCAAATGCGGTTCGAGTGGAACTTTATGCGAATGGGATAAATGGTGGCAGTCCGGTAAGGCAGGAGATGAAGCAAGGTCAACAACTGGCTGGTGCAATTAGAGGCTACATCTATAGCATAACAGTATCAGCAGCCCGGCCTGCGACAGACTATACGGCCAGAGTGATACCGAACTATGACAGCGTTGCGGTTCCTCTGGAAGCCGCTCAAATATTGTGGCAGCGATGA
- the tal gene encoding transaldolase yields the protein MKKLQTLGQSIWLDYIRRDLIVSGQLRRLIDEDGLRGMTSNPSIFEKAIAESNIYDQDIRDMALKKKDVRTIYETISQHDVQNAADGFRSVYEKTNGIDGYVSLEVNPHLANDTKGTIEEARRLWAALNRPNVFIKVPATADGLSAIQQLISEGININVTLLFGLPRYRQVADAYIAGLEMRAAQGKPVEHIASVASFFVSRIDALVDSLLEKLISQDSQKTDIAKKLHGQVAIASAKMAYQIYKEIFCDDRFNKLADKGARVQRLLWASTGTKNPDYSDVKYIESLIGPDTVNTVPPETIDAYRDHGDPKSRLEQDVEQANLVMAQLQELGISIDKITGQLENEGVRKFNEPFDKLMEALTKKSSE from the coding sequence TTGAAAAAATTGCAAACGCTCGGCCAGTCAATTTGGCTCGACTACATCCGGCGTGATTTAATTGTAAGCGGCCAGCTTCGACGTTTAATAGATGAAGATGGACTTCGGGGAATGACCTCTAACCCATCTATTTTTGAAAAGGCTATAGCGGAAAGCAATATTTATGACCAGGACATTCGTGATATGGCTCTTAAAAAAAAAGATGTCAGAACAATCTATGAAACTATCAGCCAACACGATGTACAGAACGCCGCGGACGGGTTCAGGTCTGTGTATGAAAAAACTAACGGCATAGACGGATATGTCAGTCTTGAGGTCAACCCTCATCTGGCAAATGACACCAAAGGCACAATTGAGGAAGCTCGCCGATTATGGGCAGCACTGAACAGACCAAATGTTTTCATCAAAGTTCCTGCGACAGCCGATGGTCTGTCTGCCATTCAGCAACTCATCAGCGAAGGAATCAATATCAATGTAACGCTGCTCTTTGGGTTGCCTCGTTATCGACAGGTTGCGGATGCTTACATCGCAGGTCTCGAAATGCGCGCTGCCCAAGGCAAGCCAGTGGAACATATAGCCTCGGTGGCCAGTTTCTTTGTCAGTCGTATCGATGCATTGGTGGATTCACTGCTTGAAAAACTCATCTCACAAGACAGCCAGAAAACAGATATCGCAAAAAAGTTGCATGGACAAGTTGCCATCGCCAGTGCGAAAATGGCCTATCAAATATACAAGGAAATATTCTGCGATGATAGATTTAATAAACTGGCTGATAAAGGTGCTCGTGTCCAGCGGCTTCTATGGGCCAGCACAGGTACCAAGAACCCTGACTACAGTGATGTAAAATACATTGAATCACTAATCGGCCCAGACACCGTAAACACGGTCCCGCCTGAAACCATAGATGCCTACCGTGATCACGGTGATCCGAAATCACGTCTTGAACAGGATGTCGAGCAAGCAAACCTGGTAATGGCACAATTACAGGAACTCGGAATCAGCATCGACAAGATTACCGGGCAGCTCGAAAATGAAGGCGTAAGAAAATTTAATGAACCATTCGACAAGCTGATGGAGGCCTTAACAAAAAAGTCATCAGAGTAA
- a CDS encoding RpiB/LacA/LacB family sugar-phosphate isomerase, protein MADSLTILTVTPKHVGVAADHGGFELKEKLITALKAAGFTVKDFGAYQLELEDDYPDFVIPLAKAVAKGEIEKGLAICGSGIGACVAANKVAGVRASMIMDSFSAHQGVEDDNMNIMCLGGRIIGFELAWSLVQIFLNARFSDIPRHRHRLAKVVELEHKEVIS, encoded by the coding sequence ATGGCTGACTCTCTGACAATATTGACAGTAACACCGAAACACGTCGGAGTCGCAGCCGACCATGGAGGATTTGAATTAAAAGAGAAACTGATTACTGCTCTCAAGGCAGCAGGTTTCACGGTAAAAGATTTCGGTGCTTATCAATTGGAGTTGGAAGATGACTATCCGGATTTTGTTATTCCGCTTGCAAAGGCAGTGGCAAAAGGCGAGATAGAAAAAGGTCTGGCTATCTGCGGTAGTGGAATAGGGGCGTGCGTGGCTGCCAACAAAGTTGCAGGCGTGCGTGCATCAATGATTATGGATTCGTTTTCCGCTCATCAAGGTGTGGAAGACGACAATATGAATATAATGTGCCTGGGAGGCCGTATCATTGGTTTTGAATTAGCGTGGTCTCTTGTTCAAATTTTTTTGAATGCCCGGTTTAGTGATATTCCGCGTCATCGGCACCGCTTGGCTAAAGTTGTGGAATTGGAACACAAGGAGGTAATATCATAA
- a CDS encoding DUF1269 domain-containing protein, whose protein sequence is MAEKKNAMVAVYNTHTEAEAGIKELQKSGFAMKMLSIVGKDYHSDEHVIGYYNTGDRIKYWGKLGAFWGGIWGLLFGSAFFMIPGFGPILVAGPLVAWLVGALEGAVVVGGLSALGAGLYSIGIPKDSVLKYETAIKAGKFVIVAHGTADEVANAKKIIEDTEAIESDVHHTEPVNV, encoded by the coding sequence ATGGCTGAAAAGAAAAATGCAATGGTTGCAGTGTACAACACACACACAGAAGCTGAAGCTGGCATCAAAGAACTGCAGAAATCAGGCTTTGCCATGAAAATGCTTTCTATTGTAGGCAAGGACTATCATTCTGACGAGCATGTAATCGGATACTACAATACGGGCGATCGGATAAAGTATTGGGGCAAGCTTGGCGCTTTCTGGGGAGGTATTTGGGGGCTATTATTTGGCTCGGCATTTTTTATGATTCCCGGATTTGGGCCGATTTTGGTTGCAGGTCCACTTGTGGCATGGCTGGTTGGAGCACTGGAAGGTGCTGTCGTAGTTGGAGGCCTTAGCGCATTAGGTGCCGGGCTTTACAGCATAGGCATTCCTAAAGACAGCGTGTTGAAATATGAGACCGCAATCAAGGCAGGCAAATTTGTTATAGTTGCGCATGGTACAGCCGATGAGGTGGCCAATGCCAAAAAAATTATCGAAGACACAGAAGCTATTGAATCTGATGTGCATCATACAGAACCTGTTAACGTTTAA
- a CDS encoding IS4 family transposase, which produces MNNERTVFSQILDFIPMHQFRTCVNRYNGNHRVKSFSCFDQYLTMAFAQLTYRESLRDIETCLNALQGKLYHCGFRGKVSRNNLANSNEKRDWRIYHDFAQVLISKARQLYANEDFGVTLKNTVYALDATVIDLCLSLFPWAQHRRHKSAIKLHTLMDLKGSIPTFVRITSGAVHETTIFPTIPLEASAIYVMDKGYTDFETLYSFSKSNCFFIIRAKRNTVYYRRCSHPIDKSSSIRSDQTIQLTGPKTSRLYPIPLRRITFRDEEQHRTFVFLTNHFQLDALTICQLYKLRWQIELFFKWIKQHLRIKSFFGTSINAVKTQIWIAISVYVLVAIIKKELKLERSLHEILQIISVLLFEKTPLKQALTENYYDFKEQQNYNQLSLFNL; this is translated from the coding sequence ATGAACAACGAACGTACAGTGTTTTCGCAAATACTCGATTTTATTCCAATGCATCAATTCAGAACTTGCGTAAATCGATACAATGGCAACCATCGAGTAAAATCTTTTTCATGTTTCGATCAATATCTAACGATGGCATTTGCACAGCTAACTTATCGCGAAAGCTTAAGAGATATAGAAACCTGTTTAAACGCTTTACAAGGCAAGCTCTATCACTGCGGCTTTCGTGGAAAAGTTTCTCGCAACAACCTCGCCAACTCCAACGAAAAAAGAGACTGGCGAATATATCACGACTTTGCACAGGTTCTCATTTCCAAAGCAAGACAGCTTTATGCCAACGAAGACTTCGGTGTTACATTGAAAAACACAGTCTATGCTCTGGATGCAACCGTTATCGATTTATGCCTGTCGTTATTCCCATGGGCTCAGCACCGCCGGCACAAAAGTGCGATAAAGCTGCATACACTGATGGACTTAAAAGGCTCTATACCTACGTTTGTACGCATTACAAGCGGTGCGGTGCACGAAACTACCATCTTTCCAACGATACCTCTGGAGGCCTCTGCCATATATGTAATGGACAAAGGTTACACAGACTTCGAAACATTATACAGTTTTTCAAAGAGCAACTGCTTCTTCATTATCAGAGCCAAAAGAAATACAGTTTATTATCGCCGGTGTTCTCATCCGATAGACAAGAGCAGCAGCATAAGAAGCGACCAGACAATCCAATTAACCGGCCCAAAAACTTCAAGACTTTACCCGATACCACTGAGACGAATTACTTTTCGAGACGAAGAACAGCATCGTACTTTTGTATTTCTGACCAATCATTTTCAACTGGACGCATTGACTATTTGTCAGCTTTACAAACTGCGATGGCAGATCGAATTATTCTTCAAATGGATCAAACAACACCTGCGGATAAAATCTTTTTTCGGAACTTCCATCAATGCAGTCAAGACGCAAATATGGATAGCTATCAGTGTTTATGTGCTTGTGGCGATAATCAAAAAGGAATTGAAGCTGGAGCGTTCATTACACGAAATACTCCAAATTATAAGTGTCCTACTTTTCGAGAAAACACCGCTAAAACAAGCACTTACGGAAAATTATTATGATTTTAAAGAGCAACAAAACTATAACCAACTGTCCTTATTCAACTTATAA